One segment of Candidatus Krumholzibacteriia bacterium DNA contains the following:
- the miaB gene encoding tRNA (N6-isopentenyl adenosine(37)-C2)-methylthiotransferase MiaB produces MNLNVYIETYGCQMNEYDSELVKSILVGHGHALTDRFERADVVLINTCAIRERAHQKIYGRLQRLKHQRAARRTEITVGILGCMAQNLKQDLMDGHDVIDFVAGPDAYRHLPELIAASRGVTGLDASTLEKAALKLSTTETYSGVDPVRSGGVNAWIAVMRGCDNMCTFCVVPFTRGRERSRDPKGVVAEVEALVRDGFRQVTLLGQNVNSYRHGDVRFADLMRMVGDVPGVERVRFTSPHPKDFPSDLIKAIAGHPNLCKHIHLPLQAGNDRVLDLMRRTYSNAEFRALVDEMRGTIPNLGLTTDAIVGFPTETAAEFDETARLMQDVRFDAAFIFKYSERKGTYAQRKLADDVTPEEKTRRIVHLVEMQKEITREINRSLVGSTQEILVEETDPHRAGFVTGRTDNFKHTILPADGVELGDIVRVVIEDAHGATLHGRALEPARRTATG; encoded by the coding sequence ATGAATCTCAACGTCTATATCGAAACCTACGGCTGTCAGATGAACGAGTACGACTCCGAGCTCGTGAAGTCGATCCTCGTCGGGCACGGCCACGCGCTCACCGACCGCTTCGAGCGGGCCGACGTGGTGCTCATTAATACGTGCGCCATCCGCGAGCGCGCGCACCAGAAGATCTACGGCCGCCTGCAGCGCTTGAAGCACCAGCGCGCCGCGCGCCGCACCGAAATCACCGTCGGCATCCTGGGCTGCATGGCGCAGAACCTCAAACAGGACCTCATGGACGGACACGACGTCATCGACTTCGTGGCCGGCCCGGACGCCTACCGCCACCTGCCGGAGCTGATTGCCGCCTCGCGCGGTGTCACCGGCCTCGATGCCTCCACCCTGGAGAAGGCGGCGCTCAAGCTATCCACCACCGAGACCTACAGCGGCGTGGACCCCGTGCGCAGCGGTGGCGTGAACGCGTGGATCGCGGTCATGCGCGGCTGCGACAACATGTGCACCTTCTGCGTGGTGCCGTTTACGCGCGGGCGCGAGCGCAGCCGCGATCCGAAGGGTGTCGTGGCCGAGGTGGAGGCGCTTGTACGCGACGGCTTCCGCCAGGTGACACTGCTGGGGCAGAACGTCAACTCGTACCGCCACGGCGACGTGCGCTTCGCCGACCTGATGCGCATGGTGGGCGACGTCCCCGGCGTGGAGCGCGTGCGCTTCACATCGCCGCATCCCAAGGACTTCCCGAGCGATTTGATCAAGGCCATCGCCGGGCACCCCAACCTGTGCAAGCACATTCACCTGCCGCTGCAGGCGGGGAACGACCGTGTGCTCGACCTGATGCGCCGCACCTACAGCAACGCCGAATTCCGCGCGCTGGTGGACGAAATGCGCGGCACCATCCCCAACCTGGGGCTCACCACCGACGCCATCGTGGGCTTTCCCACCGAGACCGCGGCCGAGTTCGACGAGACCGCGCGCCTCATGCAGGACGTGCGCTTCGACGCCGCGTTCATTTTCAAGTATTCCGAGCGCAAGGGCACCTACGCCCAGCGCAAGCTTGCCGACGACGTGACGCCGGAAGAAAAGACCCGGCGCATCGTCCACCTGGTTGAGATGCAGAAGGAAATCACCCGCGAGATCAACCGCTCGCTGGTGGGGAGCACGCAGGAGATTCTGGTCGAAGAGACCGATCCTCATCGGGCCGGTTTCGTAACCGGCCGCACCGACAATTTCAAACACACCATTCTTCCCGCGGATGGCGTGGAGCTGGGCGATATCGTTCGCGTTGTCATCGAAGACGCGCACGGTGCCACCCTCCACGGCCGCGCACTCGAACCGGCGCGCCGCACCGCCACGGGATAG
- a CDS encoding VOC family protein: MHATFGLSTIGQIAITVKDLPRAVAFYRDVLGVPMLFEAPGMAFFQAGDVRLMLGLPEGADGARFSSIVYFRVDDIQAAHRELQGRGVTFTHEPRLIHRGQEADLWLAFFPDPDGNTLALMSEVPRPD; the protein is encoded by the coding sequence ATGCACGCCACCTTCGGCCTCTCCACGATTGGCCAGATTGCAATTACCGTCAAGGATCTGCCACGTGCGGTCGCTTTTTACCGCGACGTGCTCGGCGTCCCCATGCTCTTCGAGGCACCCGGCATGGCGTTCTTCCAGGCCGGCGACGTGCGCCTGATGCTCGGGCTTCCCGAGGGGGCCGACGGCGCCCGGTTTTCGTCGATCGTGTATTTCCGGGTCGACGACATTCAGGCGGCCCACCGCGAACTCCAGGGTCGCGGCGTCACGTTCACCCACGAACCGCGGCTCATCCATCGTGGCCAGGAAGCCGACCTGTGGCTGGCGTTCTTCCCCGATCCGGACGGCAACACGCTAGCACTCATGAGCGAAGTGCCACGCCCCGACTAG
- a CDS encoding serine/threonine-protein kinase, which translates to MPLTPGSKIGQYEILAPIGAGGMGEVYRARDSRLARDVAVKALPDEFARDPERLARFEREARLLASLTHPNVAGIFGIEDVGGHRYLILEFVEGETLAQRLDRGTLSIEEALQIAVQIAAALEAAHESGIVHRDLKPGNVMITPAGDAKVLDFGLAKSGTGSASGSDVTLTHSPTLTHQVTGAGVILGTAAYMSPEQARGRAVDKRTDIWSFGCVLYECLTGRQCFAGDTVSDLIARILEREPDWDALPARTPSRIRSLLRRCLEKDIKRRLRDIGDARIEIEDVISTRESGSGVAHGPRSSRTTRKRFAAAMGLVIATATATWQLTGMLNKPAPVPAARFEIADDPGMRFNGDGVHQAISPDGSMIVFVAADSAIAPTLWVRSMQSLSARPLAGTDLGQQPFWSPDSKYVGYFARQNRLMKIAVDGGQPEFICETTAARGGTWNRDGVIVFSPLSEGPLYRVSANGGESTPITTLDSTETAHRYPYFLPDGKHFLFSTLPPQDGKFTIWLGSLDGSERRKVLDNAGTGAVYAAPGYLVYQRDDVLVAVPFDAAKGQVTGEAIPLGDRPLGTGFSGAAPLSASTNGTLAYLRNVPSATRLVWTDLSGNVLSPVPMVPGEYTDVQLAPDGRHAILKRSDGLFASDLWSVDLERGVVSRFSYDPGFNENSAWSPDGSRVAYLQAAANSAPCFVVASVGTGAAVQRFMEGDDAFKFLSGWTPDGKALVFSRQDPRTRRDIWVLPLDGSDPWPYLVTPYVEESGKVSSDGRWMLYNSDESGRTEVYVQAYPQGGAKYQVTTGGAFNHGWSKDGTRIYYSEAARWRVVYAVDVISQDPFRVGRPHQAGQFPEDMFDAQLAPDGKRLLMLLPNGIIPPQSIAIVQNWPSLLKKH; encoded by the coding sequence ATGCCCCTGACCCCCGGCAGCAAGATCGGACAGTACGAAATCCTCGCCCCGATCGGGGCGGGGGGAATGGGCGAGGTGTACCGCGCCCGCGATTCGCGCCTCGCGCGCGACGTCGCCGTCAAGGCGCTGCCCGACGAGTTCGCGCGCGATCCCGAGCGGCTTGCGCGCTTCGAGCGCGAAGCCAGGCTGCTCGCCTCGCTCACCCACCCCAACGTGGCCGGCATCTTCGGCATCGAAGACGTCGGCGGCCACCGCTACTTGATCCTGGAATTCGTGGAAGGGGAGACGCTCGCGCAGCGCCTCGACCGCGGGACGTTGTCGATCGAGGAAGCGCTCCAGATCGCCGTGCAGATCGCGGCCGCCCTGGAGGCCGCGCACGAGAGCGGCATCGTGCACCGCGATTTGAAGCCCGGCAACGTGATGATCACGCCCGCCGGCGACGCCAAGGTGCTCGACTTCGGTCTCGCCAAGAGCGGTACCGGCTCCGCCTCGGGCTCCGACGTCACCCTCACCCATTCGCCCACGCTCACCCACCAGGTCACCGGCGCCGGCGTCATCCTCGGCACTGCCGCCTACATGAGCCCCGAGCAGGCGCGCGGGCGCGCGGTGGACAAACGCACCGACATCTGGTCGTTCGGGTGTGTGCTCTACGAGTGTCTCACCGGCCGCCAGTGCTTTGCCGGTGACACCGTCTCGGATTTAATCGCGCGCATCCTCGAGCGCGAGCCCGACTGGGACGCGCTGCCGGCGCGCACGCCCTCGCGCATCCGCAGCCTCCTGCGCCGCTGCCTTGAGAAGGACATCAAGCGCCGCCTGCGCGACATCGGGGATGCCCGCATCGAGATCGAGGATGTGATTTCGACCCGGGAATCGGGCTCGGGTGTGGCGCACGGGCCGCGTTCTTCCCGGACGACGCGCAAACGGTTCGCTGCGGCGATGGGGCTGGTTATCGCAACGGCCACGGCGACCTGGCAGTTGACGGGCATGTTGAACAAGCCCGCGCCCGTGCCGGCGGCGCGCTTCGAGATCGCGGATGATCCCGGGATGCGCTTCAATGGAGACGGTGTGCACCAGGCGATCTCGCCAGACGGAAGCATGATCGTCTTTGTCGCCGCGGACTCCGCCATCGCGCCCACGTTGTGGGTCCGTTCGATGCAATCTCTCTCCGCGCGACCGCTTGCGGGAACCGACCTCGGCCAGCAGCCGTTCTGGTCGCCGGACAGCAAGTACGTCGGGTACTTCGCGCGCCAGAACCGGCTCATGAAGATCGCGGTGGACGGTGGCCAGCCGGAGTTCATCTGCGAAACCACGGCCGCGCGCGGCGGCACCTGGAACCGCGACGGCGTCATCGTGTTCTCGCCGCTCTCGGAGGGTCCGCTGTACCGGGTGTCCGCCAACGGGGGCGAGAGCACGCCGATTACAACGCTCGATTCCACCGAGACCGCACACCGCTATCCTTATTTCCTGCCCGACGGGAAACACTTCCTGTTTTCGACGCTGCCGCCCCAGGACGGAAAGTTCACGATCTGGCTGGGTTCGCTGGACGGGAGCGAGCGCCGCAAGGTGCTCGACAACGCCGGCACCGGGGCGGTCTATGCGGCACCCGGCTACCTGGTGTACCAGCGCGACGACGTGCTGGTGGCGGTTCCGTTCGACGCGGCAAAAGGACAGGTCACCGGCGAGGCGATTCCGTTGGGCGATCGCCCGCTGGGAACGGGATTCTCCGGCGCGGCGCCGCTCTCCGCGTCAACCAACGGAACGCTGGCGTACCTGCGCAACGTACCCTCTGCGACCCGGCTGGTGTGGACGGATCTTTCGGGCAACGTGCTGTCGCCGGTCCCCATGGTGCCCGGCGAGTACACCGACGTGCAACTTGCGCCCGACGGCCGTCACGCCATCCTGAAACGCAGCGACGGGTTGTTTGCCAGCGACCTGTGGTCGGTCGATCTGGAACGCGGTGTGGTGTCGCGTTTCAGCTATGACCCCGGGTTCAATGAAAATTCAGCCTGGTCTCCGGATGGCAGCCGCGTCGCCTACCTGCAGGCCGCCGCCAATTCGGCGCCCTGCTTTGTCGTTGCCAGCGTGGGAACGGGTGCGGCGGTGCAGCGATTCATGGAGGGCGACGACGCGTTCAAGTTCCTCAGCGGTTGGACCCCGGATGGAAAGGCGCTCGTCTTCTCCCGCCAGGATCCCAGGACGCGCCGTGACATCTGGGTGCTACCGCTGGACGGCTCGGATCCATGGCCGTACCTGGTGACGCCGTACGTCGAGGAAAGCGGCAAGGTTTCCTCCGACGGGCGCTGGATGCTGTACAACTCCGATGAGTCCGGGCGCACGGAAGTGTACGTGCAGGCGTACCCGCAGGGCGGCGCCAAGTACCAGGTCACGACGGGCGGCGCGTTCAACCACGGCTGGTCGAAGGACGGAACCCGCATCTACTACTCGGAGGCGGCGCGCTGGCGGGTGGTGTACGCGGTGGATGTCATTTCCCAGGATCCGTTCCGGGTTGGACGCCCGCACCAGGCTGGGCAGTTTCCGGAAGACATGTTCGACGCGCAGTTGGCGCCGGACGGGAAGCGCCTGTTGATGCTCCTCCCCAACGGGATCATTCCGCCGCAGAGCATCGCCATTGTGCAGAACTGGCCGTCACTGCTGAAGAAGCACTAG
- a CDS encoding zinc-binding dehydrogenase, translating into MSTSSRTSTTGRTQRVTSKPRGAGAARTDREAMPRQGEEMWALVYDADKDRWDKTRGFRRERVLRPTLDADDPRDAESVILKVKYTGFCGSDAGIWFRRSFKAMIHDSLKAEGKTTRVIGHEVLGEVVEVGAVAGAHYGFSRGDLVAAESHITCGRCHQCLINQRHVCTDERIIGISRDGGFAEFIKLPASVLWRTDPRKIRPEVAAIQEPFGNAVHASTAVDLRGKTVAMFGCGAIGQFAIMIAKALGASRIIGIEPNPINAELARKLGADEVVTFKPSSDERNGWKADPDVVAAVVKFSGIDGVDVAMEMAGYNSSVNNAIQAVRRGGDVVLFGLKSGDFKIQDFQRTIVKGIRIQSVIGRRLFETWEITRNLLEQKENGIQDKIWNLMLNKGKDTIVDAQDFNPAAFEKKIGTHPKLIIRW; encoded by the coding sequence ATGTCGACATCATCGCGAACCAGCACCACGGGCCGAACGCAGCGTGTAACCAGCAAGCCGCGCGGCGCCGGCGCCGCGCGCACCGATCGCGAAGCCATGCCGCGCCAGGGCGAGGAGATGTGGGCGCTGGTCTACGACGCCGACAAGGATCGCTGGGACAAGACGCGCGGCTTCCGCCGCGAGCGCGTGCTGCGGCCCACGCTGGATGCTGACGATCCGCGCGACGCCGAGTCCGTGATCTTGAAAGTGAAGTACACCGGCTTCTGCGGCTCCGACGCCGGCATCTGGTTCCGGCGCTCGTTCAAGGCCATGATTCACGACTCCCTCAAGGCGGAGGGCAAGACCACGCGCGTCATCGGGCACGAAGTGCTGGGTGAAGTGGTAGAGGTGGGCGCGGTGGCGGGCGCGCACTACGGCTTCAGCAGGGGCGACCTGGTGGCAGCCGAATCGCACATCACCTGCGGGCGCTGCCACCAGTGCCTCATCAACCAGCGGCACGTGTGCACCGACGAGCGCATCATCGGCATCTCGCGCGACGGCGGCTTTGCCGAGTTCATCAAACTGCCCGCGAGCGTGCTGTGGCGCACCGATCCCAGGAAGATCCGGCCCGAAGTGGCGGCCATCCAGGAGCCGTTCGGTAATGCCGTGCACGCCAGCACGGCGGTGGACCTGCGTGGCAAGACCGTGGCCATGTTCGGCTGCGGCGCCATCGGCCAGTTCGCCATCATGATCGCCAAGGCGCTGGGCGCCTCGCGCATCATCGGCATCGAGCCCAACCCCATCAACGCGGAGCTCGCGCGCAAGCTGGGCGCGGACGAAGTGGTGACGTTCAAGCCGAGCAGCGACGAGCGCAATGGCTGGAAGGCCGACCCGGACGTCGTCGCGGCGGTGGTGAAGTTCAGCGGCATCGACGGCGTGGACGTAGCCATGGAGATGGCGGGCTACAACTCGTCGGTCAACAATGCGATCCAGGCGGTGCGCCGCGGTGGTGACGTGGTGCTGTTCGGCCTCAAGTCGGGCGACTTCAAGATCCAGGACTTCCAGCGCACCATCGTCAAGGGCATCCGCATCCAGAGCGTGATCGGACGGCGTCTGTTTGAGACCTGGGAGATCACGCGCAATCTGCTGGAGCAGAAGGAAAACGGCATCCAGGACAAGATCTGGAATCTCATGCTCAACAAGGGCAAGGACACCATCGTGGATGCGCAGGACTTCAATCCGGCGGCGTTCGAAAAGAAGATCGGCACCCACCCGAAACTGATCATCCGGTGGTAG
- the kbl gene encoding glycine C-acetyltransferase, which yields MYGSLKDVLNTEIAAIREAGLYKDERIIQSAQAAAIQVAGGEVINFCANNYLGLSSHAKVVDAARKSLDTWGYGMSSVRFICGTQTIHKELEAAISRFLGTDDAILYSSCFDANGGLFETLLGAEDCIISDELNHASIIDGVRLCKAERMRYKNSDMNDLEKCLKEAQKHRLRMIATDGVFSMDGTIAKLKDICDLADKYHAIVMVDDSHATGFVGKTGRGTPEFNNVVGRVDLMTSTLGKAMGGASGGFTTGHKEIVEMLRQRSRPYLFSNSVAPPIVAASLAVVGLLEKSTDLRDRLEENTRYFRTGMTAAGFNIVEGSHPICPIMLGDARLAHDVAHDMLAEGIYVIGFSYPVVPKGKARIRVQISAGHSKEHLDRALAAFKKVGKKHKLVG from the coding sequence ATGTACGGATCATTGAAGGACGTGCTCAACACGGAAATCGCGGCCATCCGCGAGGCCGGTCTCTACAAGGACGAACGCATCATCCAGAGCGCGCAGGCCGCGGCCATCCAGGTGGCGGGCGGCGAAGTCATCAACTTCTGCGCCAACAACTACCTCGGGCTGTCGTCGCACGCGAAGGTGGTGGACGCCGCGCGCAAGTCGCTCGACACGTGGGGCTACGGCATGTCGTCGGTGCGCTTCATCTGCGGCACCCAGACCATCCACAAGGAGCTGGAAGCCGCCATCTCGCGCTTCCTCGGCACGGACGACGCCATCCTGTACTCGTCGTGCTTCGACGCCAACGGGGGCCTGTTTGAGACGCTGCTCGGCGCGGAGGACTGCATCATCTCCGACGAGCTGAACCACGCCTCCATCATCGACGGCGTGCGCCTGTGCAAGGCCGAGCGCATGCGCTACAAGAACAGCGACATGAACGACCTGGAGAAGTGCCTCAAGGAGGCACAGAAGCACCGCCTGCGCATGATCGCCACCGACGGTGTGTTCTCCATGGACGGCACCATTGCGAAGCTCAAGGACATCTGCGACCTGGCGGACAAGTACCACGCCATCGTCATGGTGGACGACTCCCACGCCACCGGCTTCGTGGGCAAGACCGGGCGCGGCACGCCCGAGTTCAACAACGTGGTGGGTCGCGTGGATCTCATGACCTCCACGCTGGGCAAGGCCATGGGCGGCGCGTCCGGAGGATTTACCACGGGACATAAGGAGATCGTGGAGATGCTGCGCCAGCGCTCGCGGCCGTATCTGTTCTCCAACTCGGTGGCGCCGCCGATTGTGGCCGCGTCGCTCGCGGTGGTCGGTCTGCTGGAAAAGAGCACCGACCTGCGCGACCGCCTGGAGGAGAACACGCGCTACTTCCGCACCGGCATGACGGCGGCGGGCTTCAACATCGTGGAAGGGTCACACCCCATCTGCCCCATCATGCTGGGCGACGCCAGGCTCGCGCACGACGTGGCGCACGACATGCTCGCCGAGGGCATCTACGTGATCGGCTTCAGCTACCCGGTGGTGCCCAAGGGCAAGGCGCGCATCCGCGTGCAGATCTCCGCGGGGCACAGCAAGGAGCACCTGGACCGCGCCCTGGCCGCGTTCAAGAAGGTGGGGAAGAAACACAAGCTGGTGGGATAG
- a CDS encoding diheme cytochrome c-553 has protein sequence MSGRIACMVVVCVIAAAGSVAAAEKASKEQIERGRYLVNLGGCNDCHSPKVFSAAGMAPDETRLLSGHPSDAKVPPVDTRAYAPGYWYLMGQHLTVFVGPWGVTYAANLTPDEQTGIGLWTEDIFVKAMHTGKHMGDGRPILPPMPWQNLAQVNDDDLKAMFAYLKSLPPVKNLVPVPTPPAPAGSGTH, from the coding sequence ATGTCTGGCCGCATTGCTTGCATGGTAGTGGTGTGTGTTATCGCTGCGGCGGGGTCTGTCGCCGCGGCGGAGAAGGCGTCGAAAGAACAGATCGAACGCGGGCGCTACCTGGTGAATCTCGGCGGGTGCAACGACTGTCACTCGCCCAAGGTGTTCAGCGCCGCCGGCATGGCGCCGGACGAAACCCGGCTTCTGTCGGGCCATCCGTCGGACGCCAAGGTGCCGCCGGTGGACACGCGCGCCTACGCACCCGGCTACTGGTATCTGATGGGGCAGCACCTGACCGTGTTTGTGGGACCATGGGGTGTGACCTATGCCGCCAACCTGACGCCGGACGAGCAGACCGGCATCGGCCTGTGGACCGAAGACATCTTCGTCAAGGCGATGCACACCGGCAAACACATGGGCGACGGACGGCCCATCCTGCCCCCGATGCCGTGGCAGAACCTCGCCCAGGTGAACGACGACGATTTGAAGGCCATGTTCGCCTATCTCAAGTCGTTGCCACCCGTCAAGAACCTCGTTCCGGTCCCGACGCCGCCCGCGCCCGCGGGCAGCGGAACCCACTAG